AAGGCACAGAGACCGTCGTTTGCCTTAAGCTCTGTGCCGTGGCCAGGTCGGGACGCAGACCCACCTGTGACACTAGCACTGCTAGTCCCCGTCCCGCGCCGCATGTCTGAGTGCCAGTCCCGGAGAGCTGCGATCACGGTGTTCTTAGCCTAGAGCAGCGTGAGGGCACCGCAGCCCCGAGGCATCCAAGAACacttcatggaggaggtggcTCTCCTCGGGGTGTGAGGGCTTGGGTGTGACTTGGCTTTTCTTGGTACTGAAGGAGACTGACACTCCAGGCAGGGAGACGGAAGCCAAGGGGCAGCGGCAGCCACAGCGTGGTCGGGTCTGACAGACAGTGACAGGGGCCATCAATGGAAGACTTACCGATTCAACTCATTGAAATAAGACTATAAGGTCACTTTTATGGTCCCTGTGTGACAGATGAGGAGCGGGAGGCTGGGGAGCCTTCCGCAGCTTGCCCAGCACCACGCCACTCCGCTTCAAGCCTCGGTGGCCCCGGCTTCTCCAGGGGTGGAGCCGggccctcctctcccaccctcgGTGGAGGGGGGCGGGCAGTGGGCTCTCTGGGCGGGAGCGCTCGGCTCTGTGCTTTGTGCTGACCGTGGCCCTCCCCTCTCTTGCAGCGCCGGTCATTGGAGAGCTTGGTAAGTCggtcccttttcctttcttttgtttctagatATTCTAGTGACCATTTCTGGAAGGAATGCTGGTAAGGGGGGCTTGGTCCCCGTGTCCTTGTCCTGAGGACTTCAGGCAGGGCAGTGTCACCCTGTCCTGCAACCCGGACCCTGGGAGCTGGGAGTCCCACTCTCGAGCCAAACCCGCCATTGTGTCGGGTGAAACTGGGGGCCTGGGACGCAGGACACAGAGGTCAAGGAGGGGCGTGCCCCCACCTGATGTGGGGTGCTGGCCAACCTCACCGAGAACACAGACCCTGGCGGGACACTGGGAATAGGCTGAGACCCCAGGGCGGTCGGAGCGGGGGGGCCCAGGGCATAAAGagctctgctcccccaccctccctggccCAGCCCAGCATGGCCACAACCACAGGCAACCACCCGACACCCCAGCATGCTGTGTAGACGTTTTCCTGTGAAGAGCTCAAATCGCGATGCCTTTGAGCGCCTGTCCTCTGGTCATCAGGGACCCCCGCCTTCCCGGGCCAACAGAAGGGTCTCCAGGTGTTGTGGTCGTCCCTGAAAATCCCTTCGAGAGCACCGCGTTCATCCTGGGGGCTGCTTGCTGTGGTCCGGCCCCAGCCAGCAGGTGCGCACGCCCTCCCCTGCGGCTCCGGGTTCTGCAGTCCCCTGCTCAGTGCTGTGGACACGGACCCTCCCACACATCACTGCCCAGCTGGGAAGAGACTGTGACTTGACAGGACTTTGCTAAAAGCTCCAGGATGGAGAAGCAAAATACAGGAAGTGTCTTAGATCAGCGGCTAGACGTGCTTACGCTAGAGATCCCTGACCCAGCCTCACTGACGAGGCCCCGACGAGAGGAGCCGTCCTGCAGCAcacagcaggggcagtgggacTGGTGAGGAAGCAGGTGGCTCCCCTCAGCAGAAGTTTCCCCTCTCTCGGGCACGAGATCTGCTGCCCGGTCCCCATGTCCCCTCCCGGAGGCTTCCCAGGAGCACAGACAGTGGGGATTCTCTTCTCTCCAGGAGAAACACAACCCCTGCTCACTGGGAACACGGGATAATCTGTACAATCCTCTAAGAAAGAAAAGGTCCGCAGAGACCCAGGAATGTCTGTGTGACCAGACAGAGCCCCGAGCTGCTTCGTCTGAAACTGGCGCTCGGCTTCCTCTACGGTGTCTGCCTCCTCCGCGGAGGCACTTCCTTTACACTCGGGTGTAACTGAAAGACCAAGTCGGGCATTCTTGTCGACGAAGGCAAGACGACTCCAGGTCTCAAGCTTTAAGAACAACCACGGTCTGTCGGTCCTTAGATGCAGGCGCTCCTTATCCGAGCGCCAAGGTGCTGAAGAAGGAACCCTCTTCAGGGGATTCCACTTAAAATTTTATGGTGAATTACATACCCCCATAATTGAAATGTtggttttgaaaaacaaaataatgcacATGGAAATAATCTGGCTTATTTTCTGCTTCGTAGAATTTAGATTACCGTAGGCAATTTGCAGAACAAATTGAATcgaatattgattttttaaatgtgggaGTAGCTGCGACTTCAGCCATCCTGACGGCTCGGGGAGcaaagctgggggaggagggaggcaagtAAAACTGTAAGAGAGCTCCCCCCACACCCTGTCCTCACCTTGACCTTGCTTTGCTCCTTTACTGCAGGGGTGAAGCCTCCCACAGCACCCCCACTCCCGGCCCCTCTGGCTCTCTTCCCCTGACATCCCCTGACCCAGAACTGGATCCTGTGGCCGCTAactgctcccagggtcctgaacTCCTGCCTCTCACAGGAGTCCGGGAGGACACGTTCCACTCCCCTTCCCTGGCACAGCAGCGCCGGCCTGGTTAGCCCAGCAACACAAGGCTCTCGCAGCCGGCAGCGGCAGCAGCAACAGGGGGGCAGGGGTGCGAGAGTGTGTTTCCAACAGGGAGTACATCTCAGGGAAGAACAACGTCTCTTTCCTCTTAGTTTATCACTGAGGCACCCGTGAAGCAGCCAGCTGCCGTGCGAGGCACAGAGGTCTCCTCCTCAGGCTCCgtctcttccctcctccagctGCAGCCAAGCCCGTGatctccctccatcccccatGGACCACCGTCTTCAGAGGAGAGACCGTGACTCTGACTTGCAATGCATCTCGCGTCCACACAGCAGAGAACAGGAAATGGTACCGGTGGTTCCTCGGGGCAACAGTGCTACGTGACACCCCAGGAAACACCCTCAAGGCCCGTAACTCTGGAATGTACAGGTGCCAGACCCGGGGCTCACTCCTAAGTGACGGTGTCAGCTTGATCTTTTCTTCAGGTGAGCAGGAGGGTGGGTGAGTTCAATCGATAGAAGTGGTTCTGACGCCTCCTAGTCCCCTGGAGTCGGCCAGACCCGAGGTCCTTCTTGCGTGTCTAACCCTTGACCCCTGCCGGCTGTCCTGGAGTTCCTCGTGTCTACAGGTGTTTTTCGAACTTCTGTTGACGTTAGAGTGCCATCGTCTGACGGCCATCCGCGGCCCTCCCTGTGCACTTACACAGTGGAGGAAGGAGTTCATTTTAGGGGGTTCAAAACAGAAGCCAGCTTAGCGCCGGCCCTCCGGGGAGGCACAGCCCCCGGCAGGACGAACGACATGGACCTGCGCTTACTGACCACCAAGCAGGTGTGAAAAGTGGCCTCGGACAAGAGTGCGGAGGAGGGAGTCTCCGCCTCAGGCCTGTGTCCCCACCTGTCTCGCGCCTGTCCCTTCTCTACTCCCACTTTCGGCCTCAGGGGCTCCGCTCTCTTCCTGCGCTCTCGTGTCCTGCTTTGCCTACTTCCCAGAGAATGGTTGGGGCCACTGCACAGCCCTGCTCCGGGAAGAGGCCGTCCCTCAGTCACCGCAGACAGAGGAGCCAGAACGGGCCTGTCACGCAGAGCTGAAGAGCAGGAGAACGTCCTCACGGGACCCCattccccatccctcccccccgCGTCTGTGTCTGAGAACGAGCCTGCTGCCGGGCGAGCCCCCGAGGGCGGTGACCCTTCCTAGTCTGTTTCCTCTGCGGTGACGCTCgctctgggaccctgggagcAGGCTGGTGGCGATCCTTAACTGTGTTCCGCTATGTCGGAGTGTCGCTCACACCCCACTCAGCTCTCCGTCCCCGCGTTAGAATCCTCATACGATGAATCTGTCCTTGAGTAGGAAGCAGGGGTCGAGCTGGAGTGTTTGGGGCTTATTTACGAAACAGGTCATGAGGATCGGGAAGAAACGAGTGAGCCTGGGCCGGAGCCTAAATCctgtggaagagaaaagagagccaGTCGAGCCTCGTGAGCCGAGCTGCGCGGAGGGAGGGTGTCCCTGAGTGACAGGCGCTGGTCTCTGTGCTTTCCAGGACGGCTCGTCCTTCAGGCTCCGGCCTCCGTGTTTGAAGGTGACACGCTCGTTCTGCGATGCAGAGTGAGGGCGGGAGAGAAACTGGGCCCTGTAACGTACAGCTGGAAGGGGAAAGTGGTCTTCTCCTCTCCGGAAGCCCGAGACCTTGCGATACCACAAGCAAGTCTGAACAACAGTGGCTTTTACGGATGCACCGGATTTCTGCAGGGAAATCGTTACTCATACAGGTCAAGTGCCAGACATGTTCACATTCAAGGTACGCCCTTCGTCTCGTGTCGGTTGCTGAGTCATGTCAGGGCGGGGAGGGCCTGATGGGGGACCCGTACGTTAGCGCCCCAGCTCCGGATAAGGACAGCCGTGGGTCCTCCCGCAGACACAGCGGGGTCACTGCCCTGGGAGCTGCCGAAGGACAACAGGATAGCGGGGTCAGCGAGCCTCTGTCTTGCCGTGTGTCTGTCTGAAGTTTCCCAGAACCAAGCAGCCAAGCCTGCCCATCCCAGGGCTCTAAGTGACACATCCTGAGAACTTggtttccctcttctctccagaACTATTTCCACAACCAAAGCTGGAAGTCATACCCCCCCAGCCCATGGAGGGCGGCTCTGTAAACCTGAGCTGTCGGACGCAGCTGCCCCTCGAGCGGTCGGACGCCGTGCTGTCCTTCAGCTTCTTCAGGGACCGTGGGGTCGTGTTATCGAACTGGAGCAGTTCTCCAGAACTCCAGATCACAGCCGTCTGGAGGGAGGACTCGGGGTCGTACTGGTGTGAGGCCTCGGCAGCCGTCTCCGGCATCCGCAAGCGCAGCCTCCCCCTGCAGGTCCGTGTGCACGGTGAGTGTCCGAGTGGCAGAGAGCCAGGGCTGTGGCACCCTCCCCTGCAGCTCTCCATGGCCCTGTGCAGGGAGGGACCACCCAGCACGGATGGATTTGGTCATCCTGATGGACACAGGCTGGCCCTGGAGTCAGGCACTATAATAGAATCACACGGCTCATTTCCACCACTATCCGCCTGAAAACTCAGACTTCCTTTGGAACTCCAGCACCTCGAAATCATAGAGGTGGTTCGTGAAGTTAGATTCGAGAGttagggaaaacaaaaccaagaaataagGTGCTCTGAGCCGACACATTCTAGAAGGCCAGATCTTGGGCAAACCATTGAGGAGATGAGCCTCAGCCTCTTCCTCATCAACAGCAGCAAATGATGGGCGTGCCCGCCGAGTGCAATGCACAAGAGAAGGATGCGCAGGGAGAGGTAAATATGGTGAGTGTCACCTTGTCTCAGGGACCAAGCACGACTCCTGGAAACGGGTGTGATCCAGCCCGGCTCCAGGgggacctctctctctgccccctgcccctgcagacaatccagccagccagccaggacCTCAGACAAAACTCAAAGGCTTCTCCAGGGGCAGCCAGGTTTTCTCTCCAGCAGTTTCGTGTGTCAGGAACTATTAAATCGGGTGATGTTCTAGCTCCGAACTCCACAGACTACAGGCTACAGAGCCCCATCCAACATGCCGGCCCTGCCCTCCCCGCACAGACCCTCACTGGCCCCCTCCTGCTCACACAGGTGTCCCGGCGGCCCTCACCTGCCTTCAGCTGCCCTCTCGTGCTCACATAGATGTCCCGGTGGCCCTCACCTGCCCTCACCTGTCCTCTCGTGATCACGCAGGTGTCCCAGTGTCTGCCGTGCTCCTGGAGACCCTGCCCCAGGGGGGCCACGTGCTTGCAGGGGAGCGTCTGGTCCTCGTCTGCTCTGTGGCTGAAGGCACAGGGGACACCACGTTCTCCTGGCACAGAGAGGACACGGGGGAGCGTCTGGGGAGCACACGTCAGCGTTCccagagagcagagctggagaTCCCTGCTGCTGAGGGGAGTCACACAGGGTGGTACTACTGCACAGCGGACAATGGCCTCGGCCTCTCCCGCAGCGGGGCCCTGAACGTCACCGTCACAGGTGAGGCTGAGTCTCCATGGGCTGGCACGCCAGCCCTCCTGGTGATTCTCCTCTTTCTGGCTGCATTTTGCCACTTTCCATGGTGAcaggctctttctttctttctttctttctttctttttttgttattgttgttaagtATTTCCTGTCTATTTCCTGGAGGCTTTACATATATCATCTCAGCTAAACTTAGAACCTAACAGAACACACATGATCCACATTTTGTTAGTGAGACAGCGCGACAGGCAGTTTCCAAACACAGATACTAACCCTCGGGTCATGGTGCGGTTCTCCAGGGAGGGAGCGCTGACCGGAGCCTTTGCACGGGCAGGAGACGATGGCCCGTGTGTGCACTGCTGCATCCCGGGCTGGTGTCCAAGAGCAGCATTAGCTGGTTAACGGGCCCTCGGGGTCCTCGTCTCTCTGTGAGTCATCACAGCACGTCCACCGTCCCCACAAACCCAACACAGCCGGCCACAGGCCCTGCTTCATCCGTTCTACAGGCCTGACAGCCTCAGGGCCCGACCCCTCGCAGGCCGAGAAACCGACGGGCACGGGGAGCCGACGCAGAGCCCAGTCACCTGCGCTGAGGGGACAAGCCTTCCGCTGGGTCCCACGGTTCTGGCCTCTGCTTTCCCCTACTCTGTCCCTAGGAAGCCACACAAGCCAGGCTCCCATGCAGCCCTCGCGGCCCTGCCGACCTTCAGTCCCTCTCCGTCAGGCTCGGTCACACCCCTGCCCTCCAATAACGCTTTCACGGAGGGGCTCCTGGAAAGTGAACTCCTCTGGAGAGTCACCCCGCTCACTCCCTCCGCTTCTGCCCCCTCTCGTCCTGTCCGCACCGGCCTTGCCTCCTGCCGCCGAAGTCGCTCAGGTGAAGGTCTACTGGCCTCCACGCTGCTGAAGTCAGAAGTAACCCCCTGACGCAGCtggtcctccctcccttcttggACCGCGCTCCTCCCTGACCTCTCAGACGTGGCTCGCTCTGGGCCCCTGCCCATCGGTCAGACTCTCCTGCCAGGCTCCCTCACGAGGTGCTCCCCGGCTCTCCAGCTCTGGACCAGGGGCAGGGGGTCTCCGCCCTCAGACCTCTCCCCGTCTGTGCCCACTGTCTGCGTCGTGCCATCCTGTCTCCTGACCTCAAGTGCACGTTTGACTTCTGTATACTTACGATTCCCGACTCCACCTACAGCCCAGACCTCTAGCCTGAGCTCAAAACCCGCACATCCAAGCGCTTAAATCAGACGCCCCCCCGGGAGTGGCTAAGCGCCATCGCAAACGCGACTCATCCAGAAACACAGTCTTGGTGTTCGGGACTATCCGATCCCGTGTGACGCAGCCCCTGGGTAAACaaaacacccccccacccactgcccgCCTTGCTTAGGCCAAAGCTCTGGGCTTCATTCTTGACTTGCCTTCTTACTTTTTCTTCCACGTCGAAGCCACTGCCAGTCCTGCTGGCTCCACCTTCAGGATACAGCACGGAGGTGACTGATTCCTCCCACTTCCACGGCCACCTCCTGACCCAAGCCCCTAGGCTCCTTCCTGGGTGACTGCATCACCCCAGCTGCCCACAGTCTGCTCCCAG
This portion of the Mustela lutreola isolate mMusLut2 chromosome 14, mMusLut2.pri, whole genome shotgun sequence genome encodes:
- the FCRL4 gene encoding Fc receptor-like protein 4 produces the protein MLLWVSLLVLAPVIGELAAAKPVISLHPPWTTVFRGETVTLTCNASRVHTAENRKWYRWFLGATVLRDTPGNTLKARNSGMYRCQTRGSLLSDGVSLIFSSGRLVLQAPASVFEGDTLVLRCRVRAGEKLGPVTYSWKGKVVFSSPEARDLAIPQASLNNSGFYGCTGFLQGNRYSYRSSARHVHIQELFPQPKLEVIPPQPMEGGSVNLSCRTQLPLERSDAVLSFSFFRDRGVVLSNWSSSPELQITAVWREDSGSYWCEASAAVSGIRKRSLPLQVRVHGVPVSAVLLETLPQGGHVLAGERLVLVCSVAEGTGDTTFSWHREDTGERLGSTRQRSQRAELEIPAAEGSHTGWYYCTADNGLGLSRSGALNVTVTGTPGNRSGLIAAKAAGVLLSILLLAVVLWIYPRRRRNSGRGFPGNTARSPPAIGPEEAPQAGCPAPGELLWSYDKVHAREGDLVYSEIQCMQLGQEGAARTSRTSLEDKHDSVVYSAVKTRLPEDSAGELRSQDEDAVKSYENVQFA